One Prodigiosinella aquatilis DNA window includes the following coding sequences:
- a CDS encoding DedA family protein: MEVWLEHLVTQSLAYSLMAVLLVAFLESLALVGLLLPGTLMMASLGALIGSGKMALYPAWGMGIIGCLLGDWISYFIGWYFKEQLHSWSFLQKHQAYLYRTEKTLHQHHIATVLIGRFIGPTRPLIPMIAGMLELSPQRFALPNIIGCLTWPPVYLMPGILAGVAIDIPHEVNSSSFKWLLLITAILVWGAGWLLWQWWRASRVDYNNDVFTLQRLRWFTPLTTAVAVVSLVKLWMHPLMPVYRHLLWQILTS, encoded by the coding sequence ATGGAAGTTTGGCTGGAACATCTGGTTACACAGTCGTTGGCGTATTCGCTGATGGCGGTCTTGCTGGTCGCTTTTCTGGAATCTTTGGCGCTGGTGGGTCTACTGCTTCCTGGTACGCTGATGATGGCGTCGCTGGGTGCGCTGATTGGCAGCGGTAAAATGGCGCTCTACCCCGCCTGGGGAATGGGGATTATTGGTTGCCTGTTGGGGGATTGGATCTCCTATTTTATCGGCTGGTATTTCAAGGAACAGTTGCATAGCTGGTCTTTCCTGCAAAAACATCAGGCTTATCTCTATCGCACAGAAAAGACCTTGCATCAGCATCATATTGCTACTGTGCTGATAGGGCGTTTTATTGGGCCGACGCGGCCACTGATCCCGATGATCGCCGGCATGCTGGAGCTGTCGCCCCAGCGTTTTGCATTGCCAAATATTATTGGTTGTCTCACCTGGCCGCCGGTTTACCTGATGCCAGGGATCTTGGCGGGGGTAGCGATTGATATTCCGCACGAAGTAAACAGTAGTAGTTTCAAATGGCTACTGCTGATTACCGCTATTCTGGTATGGGGTGCAGGTTGGTTGTTGTGGCAGTGGTGGCGCGCCAGTCGCGTCGACTACAATAATGACGTCTTTACGCTACAACGTCTGCGCTGGTTTACACCACTGACAACGGCAGTTGCCGTTGTCAGTCTGGTAAAGTTGTGGATGCATCCGCTGATGCCGGTTTACCGCCACCTATTGTGGCAAATTCTGACGAGTTGA
- a CDS encoding ABC transporter ATP-binding protein, translating into MLKASDLQVFYGLIQGLKGIDLEVNNSEIVTLIGSNGAGKTSTLNGIINLVKSTGVVTFLNDDISHSPTHQIVRKGLALVPEGRKVFTNLTIEENLRMGAYNNPVNFSYLRDKMYAMFPRLKERSNQMAGTMSGGEQQMLAIARALMSEPVLLMLDEPSLGLAPKVVGELFSTIKQLQSEGITVLLVEQNATAALKIADRAYVLENGHIVLHGQAQEILANPEVKRMYLGG; encoded by the coding sequence ATGCTTAAAGCCAGCGATCTTCAGGTGTTCTATGGGCTGATCCAGGGACTCAAAGGCATCGATCTTGAGGTTAACAACAGCGAAATTGTCACGTTGATTGGCAGTAACGGGGCCGGTAAAACCTCTACGCTTAATGGCATCATCAATTTAGTGAAATCGACGGGGGTAGTGACTTTTCTCAACGACGATATCTCCCACAGCCCGACACACCAGATTGTGCGCAAAGGACTGGCGCTGGTGCCGGAAGGACGCAAGGTTTTTACTAATCTGACGATTGAGGAAAATCTGCGTATGGGAGCATATAACAACCCAGTCAATTTTAGTTATCTGCGGGACAAGATGTACGCGATGTTTCCACGATTGAAGGAACGTAGTAACCAGATGGCGGGCACCATGAGCGGTGGTGAGCAGCAGATGCTGGCGATAGCTCGGGCGCTGATGAGTGAGCCGGTACTGCTGATGCTGGATGAACCGAGTCTCGGTTTGGCACCCAAGGTGGTGGGAGAACTGTTCTCCACTATCAAGCAATTGCAGAGTGAAGGAATTACTGTTTTGCTGGTAGAGCAGAATGCTACTGCGGCGCTGAAAATTGCCGACCGGGCTTATGTGCTGGAGAACGGTCATATTGTGCTGCACGGACAAGCCCAGGAGATACTCGCCAACCCGGAAGTGAAAAGGATGTATCTGGGAGGATAA
- a CDS encoding ABC transporter ATP-binding protein, with product MENNPLLRVDNVTMQFGGLRAIDDVSFSINPTEIFGLIGPNGAGKTTLFNVITANYKPTLGTVMLGQQRLAGLKPNQVVNRGIARTFQNIRLFPSMTVVENVLIGLDRFIHYSFLEAVLRLGRFFHAERQAREKVMALLDYIGIAEYADSLATNLSYGNQRKVEIARALATSPKLLLLDEPAAGMNPRETAELAQLIFRMRADYGLTVLLIEHDMSFVNTLCERVMVLDYGKALFNGTPQEAVNNPEVIAAYLGDIDYA from the coding sequence ATGGAAAATAATCCACTACTCCGTGTTGATAATGTCACCATGCAGTTCGGTGGACTGCGTGCCATTGATGACGTGAGTTTCAGTATCAATCCGACGGAAATCTTTGGTCTTATCGGCCCTAACGGCGCAGGTAAAACTACGTTATTCAATGTGATTACCGCCAACTATAAACCCACCCTCGGCACCGTCATGCTGGGACAACAAAGGCTCGCCGGACTGAAGCCCAATCAGGTAGTGAACCGGGGGATCGCTCGTACTTTCCAGAATATCCGGCTGTTTCCCTCCATGACGGTGGTGGAAAACGTGCTGATCGGTCTTGACCGATTCATTCATTACTCTTTTCTGGAAGCGGTATTGCGGTTGGGGCGCTTTTTCCATGCTGAACGACAGGCGCGGGAAAAAGTAATGGCACTGCTGGATTATATTGGTATTGCTGAATATGCCGATTCGCTGGCCACCAATTTGAGTTACGGTAATCAGCGTAAAGTGGAGATTGCCCGTGCGCTGGCGACATCGCCTAAACTGTTGTTACTGGATGAACCGGCAGCGGGCATGAACCCCAGAGAGACAGCGGAGTTGGCGCAGCTGATTTTCAGGATGCGTGCGGACTATGGGTTGACGGTGTTGTTGATCGAACACGATATGTCGTTCGTCAATACATTGTGTGAGCGAGTAATGGTGCTGGATTATGGCAAAGCGCTGTTCAATGGTACGCCGCAGGAAGCGGTGAACAATCCGGAGGTGATCGCCGCCTATCTGGGAGACATTGATTATGCTTAA